CCTGGTGACTTACTCAAGTCTGTGAGGGGGCAGATCTTTCACTTTGTCCTTGTCATTTTCCCTTGAATGTCTGAATGTATATTTCACTGcaatcacaaacaaaacatattgaaataaacaatatttattaCCACATTGTTATGCATTACAAATTATCCAGTCACCAAAGATGTTTGGGTAACACTGTTAATAtaagagagaatgaaaaaaattatgtattcattaattttaatatcaagaagcattttgaaatgtcgtagaaaaggtttcagtcgtagtcatctggactgttttcagaatcaagacgtttcggctcccatccggaagacattctcaattgtgaaatgaaattttgaaaTTTATCAATTTTGTATAAATACATGCTTTCCATCCTGATTATGGTGTGTGGATTTTAACGGccaaatgcatgcatgtagGTTATATGCTCGCACCTTTTGAAAGCTTGTGTATTTAAGTGTAATTAAATACATACAGATTGCTGTCTTGACACTGAGCACGTAGTCCTCCTTAATCTCCTTAACCAGCAGCTCCAATGGTGTGCTCAGGCTCTTCAGGTGGCAGGGGACCATGTCCTGAATGTTCTCCAGCCAAGAGTCCTCCAGAGGAGCCACATTCTCCAGGTCTATCCCTTTCTGGATGTAGTAGTTATATCTCTGACAGGACAGAATATTATAACCAGTTTTCAGTAGCAGTAAGgacatttcaaacaaacaatgcCTGACatgaattttacttttttggtgACAGTGCTGATTACTAAATGATGGAAAAAAATCTACATCCAGGACCTCCTTGACAGTAAGCTTCAGTTGTTTTGTGGAGCATATGATTCAGTGTGTAAATATTCCTCTTCCACTGGCCAGTGCTGAATTCCTTttccatgctgtgtgtgtacctgagctAAAGCTATATTTTCAATGAGTGTTCACATAAAAttgctgaaattaaaaaacagtgtAGTTTTATTGCTTGGCCTTAGTACAGTATATACCTGTATATaccagtatatatatatatatatatatatatatatataaagtactGCAGTAAGAAAGAAACATATCTAGCAACTGCAACTACTGagaccaacaaaacaaaacagtgattAAAAGGCCACCATATCAAGTGTCTTGAAAAGATTATGTAAAAGAATGATGGGCACAATGTCTTCATTATCTGCACATACACAACAAAAGAGAGCCTGTGATATAATAAAGTATGGTATCAAGTGTGTATTGCATTTCACCATTTCACGGTTATTCTTTGCTGTAAATTTGGGAGAGCCGCATGGTGGAGAGTtgccatcttcctcctcctcctggctaaaaagaacagaaaaaaatggcaaaatgggAGGTACAACAAATGCCactttataaatataatattttctatCCTGAGCAGTGTAATGTAGCAGTGGTTTGGTCACAGTTATGGTTTACAATACAAAGTTGCCTTCAAAAAGGGTTTGTCTAGATACTTTATCATAACACATGAAATTCAACATCTAATTTTATTTAAgtggttagttagttagttagttagtcatGTCCTTCCTGTGCTGACAAACCATATAGAGGAAACACTGACGTAGAGAGGGATAAagaaataaattgaaatgtcAATACAGACAGATAATTAAGCTTACAAGACTATAAAAAATGGTGCAACTCACCATATGAATTTAACCAGAGTTTCTCGGAGATTCTTGTGCTTTTTACTGAGTTGTGTGCGGGTACTTCTGCAATACTTGGAGGTCCCAGGGATCTGCACTGCCTTtctgctctggagcaggttcTGCCCACCGCCATAACCTTTACTTGGTCTACTGTCTGCCCCTTCAAACAGCCCATCTCCTACAGCACACAGGGACAAACACATTCAGCACAGTTCAAACAGAATTACCATAATACTTACAAAATACAGCAGTATCTAAGAATATGTCATCAAAACTCTGATGTTTGAGTTGGCATAAAACCAATATTTTTTAGCTGAGAGAAAAATGATTACCAACTCAAAACTTTGAACCCACTTTTCACAGCTGCTTCAGTTCCTTGAGTTGTCTGCTTGAGTGGGGGACACAGCGAAAATGAAGGTTTAGTTGCCATCCACGGCTGTTTTCTGTGGACCTGGACAATGAAGTTAACGTTAACCATTAATTTGGTGTTGTTTCCACAAATAAGTTGAGAGGTGTttggataaaaaaacaaacatgcaactTGGAAAATAGCAATGTAATATAGGCAagacacaaacttttttttaatgttattgtcAAGCGTCCACATATGATTATGCAGTAAATGAAGAAAGTTAGCTTAGTGTCATAGCCAGTTAAGTGGCAGATAATACAGTCAGTTAAAAGTTGTTGCGTCAGAACACTGATAAACATTTTCCAACCTAGGTAACAATATTGCTCATGGTGTTTTCTAAACTTACCTGTGGTGGATTTGGTAGTAAGAATGCTAGACTATcagtaatatttgttttcttcctgGGTGAACTCATGTTAGTACTTGTTCAAAGTTATCATAAGCTAACGCTAGCTTTTTGACGAAACCCTTGTGCCGTTGCTAGGGCCGTTGCTAAGGAAGCAACGGTGAACTCGCGTGAACTCCTTTGCACCAGCAGGAGTTGCGGATATTTTGATCCGAGCATAAATCCATAGTATAAATATAACGCTTTGTTAATCAATAGTAGCACAACGGAAGCAAGGCCTTGATACTATTTAATTTCTGTCGATATTCCATCAAACTGTGTAACGTTAACTTTAACGGCGATTACACTAGTTATGTTGTACAGGTCAGCTAATTACTAGCTAGTTAATACTGAGCTGAACTAGCTGCTCAACTTCAAAAGGAGGTTGCTATTAATGTTTTATCTACTTCCCCACATTTGTTTCGTATTAAAATGCCCTCTGTGATAACTCTGCCTCAGTGTTTGACGTTGTGAACAAGAGCAGCGCCCCTAGcaactgggggggggggggtctgacGGTGATAAAACAAGATGAGGGAAATTTGTAAATTGTTGGAGATATATGTTAGAATGGGAACATAATTGTAAACGTTTTATAAATAGCTAAACATCATAGTATATCTATAGCCATATAGGGGTATGGTTATTCTCAAAGTTTTACTGGGTTTAGCATATAGACTGTATGCAGGCTACTGTATGTAATGAGACAACCAATCACACTCACAATCACACATTGAAAcccttttaaatgaaaatccaACATTTATTTGCTTGAAGATGTTTATTTGTCATCAAAATGttagctgaaaacaaatctcacagTCATTTAGTGTCAGTTcaaaacaccagattttttccATATACTCTCCAGCTgctgaataatttaaataaagaaagataaacagCTCTCCATTAGTCAAGACCAAACTCTTGGCACAACTTTTTACAATTAGCAGtcaacaatttatttattttttgcaaagaCGACTACCATATGCCTGTGGCAGtctacaaaaatgtattatgatGGTGGTTGTAACTAATGTAAGAGGTATTTTTCCATGTCTTAATGAATTAACGTGGTTTTCAAGTTAAATCTTACGCAAATGCAGAAAGCATTTTTATTAGTACTCTCTATGAAAACCATGTCAAAACCATGTTTAATGATGACACAGggatatatacagtaaaagtGTGTTTATCAAGTTGTATAAAACAAAGTTGGGTgagtattttaaatattgaaattgAAGATAACTTAAAAACCAGGTGGTAAATCTGAGAGGGTTAGGTGTAACTGTGGTCGAGGCGTCCTTGAGCAAAGAACTACATCTCATGCGCCTTGCTTAGATGCAGTTTCACTACTAATGAACTCACTATTTCAccgaaacacacaaaaactctAGTTGTATCTGGCTTCTTCCAGCTGTGAATATGTGGTTGTCAGTGTGTATTAAAGCGTGTAACCCTTCCTCACCATGCAATGACTCTCCTGGATTgctacaacaaacacacatggtttttcatttatttccctATATTACATAGAAACTATCAATACAACtatttacatgaaaatacaaaaggATAACTTTGGCTCAGATCAACGCAAAAACCAagccaaaataaacaaaaaaacatctttgtttCTCCATAAAGTAGAAATCTAAACATTTTCTGAAGAATTACATCCTCTCTTCCTATGGAAAAGAGGCTTAGCAATAGCATTACTATTCAGGATCATTTGGTTTCTGCTTGTCAAGCCAAATAAGCTACAATAAACTGGATCACAAAATGCTTTATCTGGGATACCGAAGCATGTTTAAAAGTCTTATTTACAGctatttttctgctttgttcAAGGTCATTTAGAACAGTATATTCTATTCTAAATATTGTGTTAAATCATGGGGTATATCAGTAAGTGGGACAAGTAAGACCTTAAGTAGGGGTGTGGTTTGGAATATTactgtgtgtgcctgtgatCACATATACTTTGACACGCAGTACCAAACATGTCCAGTATCTGAGATGGGTTTAGTGCTGCTCTTGGAAAACCCAACTCTGGTCCGTGATGATAAGGAAGTCAAAGGAATATGCAACTCTCCAAGCATTCGTCAGGCCCGCATTTGGCCTTGCAGTGGCTGAAGTGCTGCTCTTCAAGCTGCAAACTGAAGTTTTACAGCCCGCTAGCTGGATTTATTCAGCCCAGGCAATGTGAGCTCAAACCTTAAGAggaaagagaaattaaatattcatataattGTACTTGAACCTAATAATTCATTTGTTTCCCCACATATATTTTGTATGCATTATTACTATCAACCAGAATGGGTCTTTGCCCTCCAACCAGACTTGGGTCAAACAGTAGTTGTAAGTTATTGCAGATGTTTGTTGCTagcttaaagaaatagtttgacattttgggaaatacgcttctTCGCGTTCTTGCCAAACGTTActtgagaagatcgataccactcacgTCTGtccgctaaatatgaagctagagccagcagctggttagcttagcttagcacaaagagcCCTGTAAATCCCcaacatgtcatttttacacttcagtgtttgtatgaattaaacaagcaagatagtacgtgttaattagtggctagctgtttccccttttgTGCCTGCTCGCAGTAGCTtcattttactgtacagatatgagagtggtatcgattttctcCTCTAACTGTCAGCAAGAAGGTAAgtaagcctatttcccaaaatgtcaaaactatccctttaaaagAAGCTGGTTAGGCAGGATTTTTCTATCCTGAACAAAGTAAGAAAATGTACACAATGACAGTAGGAAGTATCAAACTCAACTTTGTGTTCCATTTAGAACAAAACACTAAGAATTATTTGCAGCCAAATCATAGAAAAGAAGATAAAGGGCCCCATACCATTCCGTGATGCCTTTGACAAGATCCAACTGTGAAAAATCTAGCATCACCTGTGGACACGAGCAGAACATGAAAAATCAGTCAATTATCCAGGCTGAGTTGCAAACTGCAAAAGTGTGACAACTGTAGCGGTCAAGCCATTGGTTTTCCAATATATGTATGaactaaaacacatttacaacattGATCCATAATGAGCCAAAGTTGGATATTTAGAGGCTATATAGTTGTCCCATTTCAACTGCCAATAGCCTTTGAAATCTTGTCAGGAACAAAGACACAAGTCTATCGCAAGTAGCATTACCTACCATGCCAATGTCCTTTCTCTCTCGTGAGTGGAACATCTTGCCATTTTTCACCGCCACATCCAACTTCCTGGTTTTTGCTTCTTCAAGTGACAGATCAAATTCAAACCTGTGACAAAAGATGGTTGGCAGAAAGTCTCAACCTCTGTGCCTCTGACTCTGTGTAACTACTTCAAGTTGGTAAGCAAAAAAGCAACCGATGAAAATGtcaattttgctttttttcttacaaATGTGTGATGTGGGATGAATCCAGTAAGCTTACTTGTCATTGAAGACAGGATTGACTGTCCTCCTTTTGACATGTGTCCTCTTGCGGTGTATCCAGGATTGGTCAGGGAGCAAATACAGGCGGACATAAGAGTCTGTGCCATTCTCATTGGAGCGGAATAAGTTCCTGTTGGCAACAGGTACACACAATGGTTATCATAGCTGGCTTTGCGCTTTCTTTTTCATAGTTCTTCTGAACAACTTAGACAtgaatttgaaaagaaaatcataTGTATGTTCAATTACAGCAATTTCCTCTTCTGTTATGTTGGATTCAGTCACAGCATTCAAACCAAGGCAATACTGACTATTATAACTATTCTCAacacaaaactgtttttaatgttatcacACAGAAATGTCAATTTCAGTGTTCTGAGATCTAAAATGTGATGAGCAAATGGGTACATTCCTGCTCAGTGTTAGTGCTGCGGGGAAACACTAGTGAGGCTGGATATGTACCTGCAGGAGCCAACAATGATCATGAGTTTATTCCTCAGGGTGGCATAGCGTACAGTCAGGTGGATCTCCCCAAACGAACCCTGATGTTTCCTGATGGCCCTatagtgataaaaacaaaatttgttaCTTAACTCTTGCTAAAATCCAGTTTAGTTCATGACTTCTGTATAAAAAGGTTAGAAGTCAGCACACTAAAGGTCTGAAAAAGACATGTGGACACACAGAGCGAAACCATAGACTCACTCTGGATACGAGGCTCCCTCTGAAACGTCGAAACGTGACGAAGCGATGGAGTTCTCTGACAGCAGGCTGTGGGAGTCATACCGACGCAGGTTTGTTGTGGAAGAAGATGGCTGCCAGGTTTCAGGCGGCAGGAGGGAGCCACGGCGGTGAGATGAATAGTCTCCATTTGGGCCATTCTGGGAATTAGCTGCCTGGGTCGGAGATGAGGCTTGGCCAGCGGGGATGGTGTTGGCGGAAAGTGCCGAAGAGGAGGACGGGGCGTTACCTCCTTGGTTGGTCTGTGGTTTGACTTGTGGAGCAGGATTGAGGATAATCTTGGGTGGAGGTTTTTCCACAGTAAGAATCTATTGTGGGATTGAGGACATGGCTAACGTCAGTGACACAATGTAATAAAGTTCACTTGCAAGTTCTCATGATCTAGGTGTAGGTTGAATGACATCAGAGTTATTTCAACTGGAAATAGACGGcagcaaaatgcaaatttaCTTAggatgaaagaaatgttttgctttgaaCAGGACTCTGAACAGCACTGTGTGATGTTCTTGATGCGtctatgtgtaatgtgagtTTCTGTGTactaaatgtatgtgtatgcttGCCAACGTTGTGCACCCACCCTGAGAGTGGCTTTCAGCTTGATCTGGCTGTTTGCTCCGGAGCGCTCCAGCGGGAAGCGCTGGTCTAGAGTCATGTTGGAGGTGTTGAGAAGGCGACTCAGGGGCAAGCTGAGAACACCGAGCTGAGTCTTCTTCTCGGGAACTTTGACCTGGACCACGAGAACACAAATGAGACTATTCAAGCAGTGAATGGAAAAAGTTTTATACCTCCTGAGGATATGTGAGTGACTGAAAGAGCTCTAGTTTTATCCAACATTTTCAACATTGGTGTTTCCTCTTTTTTAGGTGCCATTTTgcaatcaaaacagaaaaatgttggGAATATGCGAAAAGAAGGTATGGTGGTGTGTTCGACATTAAATGACAAACCTGAATACTGAGCTGCTGTGTATTGATATTATGCACAAAGAAGATGAAGCCCTGCTCCCACACTGGGTCTTTCGATGCATACGCAACCTGTGGTAAGAGAAGACAGTGGCGGGTAATAACAACAGCAGAATGGTTTCATTGCAAAAAAGCTAGACAACTACTGTGTTGTGTGATTGCGTTCTGTGACAGCAATATTTTTACACCACAGACATGTCGACTGAAATGAAACTTGTCAGTTTGACAGTTACAAGTCTGCTCTGTGCAGTGctaaaacacaccaacacaagTATAAACATTAATTAACAGATATGActtaattaattgaattaattaaagaGAACATGCTGTATTTATGTAATAAAGGGAGAGCCGTACCTTGCTTTTCTGAACATCCTTATCAATGGAAAATTCCACAAAGGAGTTCGGGAGGATAGTTCTCTTTGTGAgctgaaaacaaagcaaatcagCAATTCATACACTGTATCAATAACACTGACACAGGAAACCTTAAGAACAATGACGAATATTATTTAGCAGCTCTACTGATGGGCAGTGACCCATCATTATCAACAATACATTTGGAGCCACCTGAACAGTGATGTCTCAACTGCTTTCATATGACACAGTTCTGTCATTAAAATTCTGCTTTCGCATATTACAAAAGGCCACCAGCTACAGGCTAATGTTGGGAGTGTGTCTACAAGCATATGGAGCCAGGACGGTGCCTTTATCATTTGGCATCGAAAATAGtatttggcattgaaaacaaagCCGGAACtgtaaaaggaaacattggcattgaaacGTTTGAAttggaaaaagttgtattggcaagtttcactgaaaaataaaacacggacattaaaatgtatttttatattttatttgcattcTGATGCATTTTGCACTGACAATGTTCTGATTTTTTCCTTCATGCCACtcttttttcagtgacagttttttacgctgtcaggttttttttgttttttttttccagtgtcaCTGGCTTTCAGTTTCAACTCTGTGTCACCGTTTTGGCCGCCACTTTTACTAAACTCGACATGTTGGCTGAGACTGTCtactataaaaatacattagtAAATGTTACAACCACATCCCAATatctgttttcatctttttcctcAGAATCTTCTGGAAATGAACAAACAACCCTGAAGACAAGTTTTTCTCAGCCATGTTTGCTATGACACTGTAGCTCAGGGTAATGAACCCTTAACAGTAGAAATTCAGTGTTGTCTCTCATCCTTCACTTTGTCACTCTGTGACTGTATTTTCACACAATGACCAGCAGAGGGCATTCAGAGGCAATAGCTGCTACTGAGTTCAAGTTAGGAGACTGAGACAGATTTGTTTAACAGGTCTGGATCAAAAAGTGTCCTGAAATGGGCGCACGTTCAAGTAGGTCAAATATTGTGATCTGTGACCTCAATGGCATTTATTGATTTGTCTTATATAGCATTCTTAAAATGCTATGAAATATCAGCCTATATTTGCTTTACAAAGAGGGCAAATGAATACAGATATAATGATTGTTGAATTTTCTCTTTATGCTGGGAAACCCACCCTGAACAAGATGAACTCCAGCTTTTAATAACACACCCACATTAAATGACAAGAATGCACCAGACAAACGGGAAATACCAGCTATGAACAGGAACGAGTACACCCGGAGCACTGCCTGATAACATCTGATGTGACTGAGGCTTTTGTCTGACATCAAGATACAATAGAACTATCAAATGTAAGGCAGTAAAGTGAAAGAGAAGCTAGATCACTGCCTGATTTCACCCTCAAAGaataaacattctctctcttcactctAAAGCCAATCTTCTTTTGAAATGAGCTATATCTAATTGGCTTTATATAACAGgcaaaaaataaactttaaatacAAATCCCACTTTTCATGTTAGGTGTCCATGAGCTATAAAAATGAACAGCATGGGTCTAGTGGCAATGATTAGG
This Siniperca chuatsi isolate FFG_IHB_CAS linkage group LG12, ASM2008510v1, whole genome shotgun sequence DNA region includes the following protein-coding sequences:
- the esyt3 gene encoding extended synaptotagmin-3 isoform X2, with translation MYMEKLLKENIQQAVRMSNSALKTFTFTKIHFGRVPLKITGLKAYTTEVDQRVVVLDMNMSYDGDVDIDAVVKEPIKAGVKGLKLQGMLRVILEPLIGEAPLVGGVTFFFIRRPTLQINWTGMTNLLDTPAFSSLSEEAILDIIASLMVLPNRMCVPLIDQVKVDQMRFPLPHGVVRVHVLEARDLMAMDTYMLGLVKGKSDPYATIRVGNRHFKTKTIKENLNPVWKEVYEFVVHEAPGQELEVEIYDEDTDKDDFIGQYHLDLGEVKREKEIDQWFPLEGVPKGEVHLKLQWLSLKTDSSLLMESADGLACAMLAVYLDNASNLPKDHSEITEHPKHGKHSKEGRLTKRTILPNSFVEFSIDKDVQKSKVAYASKDPVWEQGFIFFVHNINTQQLSIQVKVPEKKTQLGVLSLPLSRLLNTSNMTLDQRFPLERSGANSQIKLKATLRILTVEKPPPKIILNPAPQVKPQTNQGGNAPSSSSALSANTIPAGQASSPTQAANSQNGPNGDYSSHRRGSLLPPETWQPSSSTTNLRRYDSHSLLSENSIASSRFDVSEGASYPEAIRKHQGSFGEIHLTVRYATLRNKLMIIVGSCRNLFRSNENGTDSYVRLYLLPDQSWIHRKRTHVKRRTVNPVFNDKFEFDLSLEEAKTRKLDVAVKNGKMFHSRERKDIGMVMLDFSQLDLVKGITEWFELTLPGLNKSS